Part of the Janibacter alkaliphilus genome is shown below.
CCTCGATGGCCGAGCGGATCGCGGCGACGCCGTCGTCGCCGCGCAGTGGGTAGGTGCCGAAGCCAATCGCGGGCAGGGTGGTGCCGTCGGCGAGGGAGCGGGTGGTCTGCGTCATACCTCCACCGTAGGTCGCGCGACCGGGGGCGCGCGTGGCGGGGAGGTCGCCGCGCGCACGTGAAGCAGCGGGCGGACCTTCAGCGTCGGGTCGCGCCACCCATGAGCCGCTGCATCACCGGCCAGTACCGCCCGGGTAGCACCCGGGCGAGGATGTCGAGCGCCTTGGCGTCCTTGCCGATGAGCAGCCGCGGACGTCGCGCGATCGCCGCCTCGAGGATCTCCTCGGCCGCCTGGTCCGCCGGGTAGGAGAGCATCTTGGCGAAGGCGCGCTGGTGCCGCGCCGCCTCCTCCGGGTCGACGTCGGCGGCCACCCGGGCGTTGCGGGCGATCCCGGTGCGGATCCCGCCGGGATGCACGCTGGTCACCCCCACCGGCGCACCCAGCGAGGCGAGCTCGCTGCGCAGCGACTCGGAGAAGCCGCGCAGCCCGAACTTGCTCGTCGAGTACGCCGACTGCCCCGCCGGACCGACGAGCCCGAAGAGGCTCGAGGTGTTGACGACGTGACCGCGCCGGTTGTCGAGCATGAAGGGGAGCACCGCCCGGGTGATCCGGATCGGCGCCAGCAGGTTGATCTCCAGCAACCCGTCGAAGTCGTCCGGCGAGGTCTGCTCGAAGGTGCCGCCGAGCGCCACCCCGGCGTTGTTGACCAGCAGCGTGATCTCCGGGTGAGTCTCGACCACCTCGGCGACCACCGCGTCGGTGGCCGTGCGGTCGGCGAGGTCCACCGGGTAGGTGGTCACGCTCGCCGCCGGAGCCTGGGCGTCGATCTCGGCGGCCACCCGGGCCAGCCCCTCGGCGTCCCGGTCCAGCAGCACGACGTCACCGCCGCGGCGGCACCACCCCTTCGCCAGGTGCTCGCCCATCCCGCCGGCGGCGCCGGTGATCAGCGCCAGGGCACCGGTCGGTTCCAGCGCGGGGAGCTCCCCGCGCCGGTGCCTGCCGCTCACGCAGGGACCTGCTCGGCGAGGTCGCCGGCCGAGCCGTCCACGTTGCTCGAGCTGCCGGGCAGCGCCAGCTCCGCCGGGGCGTGCGCGGTGGCCGGCAGGCGGACCCCGTCGGCGCCCTCGGGGAGGAAGAACATGTCCTCGGTGACGTCCGCCGCGCGGAAGATCCGCACGTCCCGCACGTAGCTCTGCGGCATCGTCCACGGGGCACGGTCACCCGCCTTCGGGAAGGCACCGATGGCCCGCTGCACGTACCCCGCGGACAGGTCGAGGATCGGCTTGGCGGTCATCCCCTCCGGCGCCACCGGCATCGCCACCCCGTAGCCGTTGTCGCGCATGTGCCGCACCAGCCGCGCGACGTAGGTGCTCACCAGGTCGGCCCGCAGCGTCCACGAGGCGTTGACGTAGCCGACGGTCATCGACACGTTCGGGACGCCGCCGACCATCAGCCCGCGGTAGGCGAAGGTCGTGGCCAGCGGGGTGTGCTCGCCGTCGACGTCGAAGTCGATGCCGCCGAGCGCCTTGAGCCGCAGCCCGGTCGCGGTGACGACGACGTCGGCCTCGATCACCCGGCCGTCGGTGAGTCGGACCCCTTCGGGGACGAAGCGGTCGATGTGCCCGGTGGCCATCTCGACGGCCCCGCTGCGGATGACCTCGAAGAGGTCGCCGCTGCGCACGGCGCACAGGCGCTGGTCCCACACGTCGTACGGCGGGGTGAAGTGCTCGTCGATGGTCTCCTGCGGCAGCCGGCGACGCAGGTCGCCCATGACGATCTGCTTGGCGGCGGCCGGGCGCACCCGGGAGAGCTGGTAGAGGAAGCCCTGCATGATGAGGTTCTTCGCGCGGGCGATGGTGTGCACGACCTTCGCCGGCAGCACCCGGCGCAGGCCCTGGACCATCGCGTCGCGCTCCGGGACCGCGAAGACGTAGCTCGGGGTGCGCTGCAGCATCGTCACCTGCTCGGTGGTCTCGGCCAGCGCCGGGACGAGGCTGACCGCGGTCGCGCCGGAGCCGATGACGACGACCCGCTTGCCGTCGGTCTGCAGATCCTCCGGCCAGAACTGCGGGTGCACGATGTCGCCGCGGAAGTCCTCGCGCCCGGCGAAGCCCGCGTCGTGCGGCGCGTCGTAGTCGTAGTAGCCGCTGCCCAGGTGCAGGTAGCTCGTGGTCACCTGCCGACGGACCGGGCCGTCGTCGCCGGTCGTCTCGATCTCGACGGTCCAGCGCTGCTCCGGGGTGGACCAAGAGGCGGCGACCACCTGGCAGCCGTGGTGGGTGCGGCGGTCGATCCCGTACTGCCGGGAGGTCTCCCGGAGGTAGTCGAGGATCGAGGCCCCGTCGGCGATCGCCTGCTCCCCGGTCCACGGGCGGAAGGGGAAGGAGAGGGTGTACATGTCCGAGTCGGAGCGCACGCCCGGGTAGCGGAAGAGGTCCCAGGTGCCGCCGGTGGCCTCGCGACCCTCGAGGAGGGCGAGCTCGATGCCCGGGTTGTGCTCGAGGATGCGGACCGCGGCACCGATGCCGGACAGGCCGGCGCCGACGACGAGCACGTCGACGTGCTCGGGCAGGTGCGCGGCGCCCTGGGCGGATCCGGTGGTCGAAGGGGTGGTCTGGGTCATCAGGTCAGCCTGCCGTCTCGGTGGTCGGGGTGGGCGTGCTCGGGGTGCTCTGGCCGGACGTCCCGGCGGCGGGCGCAGCCGGGCTCGTGCCGCCGACCGAGGTCTCGTCGCGGGCGAAGGTCTCCTCGGCCACCTCGACGATGAGCTCGGGGTGGTCGATCTGCGGGCAGTGCCCGCTGTCCACGAGCGGGACGTGGGTGACCCCGGGCAGGCGCTTGCGGGCGGTCTCCGCCTCGCTCGGCAGCAGCAGCCGGTCGTGGTCGCCCCAGGCGATCGTCATGGGCACGCGGGGCCGGCCGCGGAAGCGAAGCGGGATGGCGCGCACGAAGTGCGGCCAGAAGCCCGGGGAGCGGCGCAGGTTGAGGGTGTCGCCGACCGCGTCCTCGGTGGTGATCTTCTCCGGGTAGCGGTAGAGGGCGCCCATGACGAGCTTGCGGCGGGCGGGGGTGCCGTTGAGCCAGCGGTGCAGCGCGGTCGGCAGGTGGCTGCCGATCTTCATGAAGAGCAGCTGCGGCCCGGTGACGAGCACGAGGTGGTGCGGCGGGAAGAAGCCGGCCGGGGAGAGCGCGGTGGCGGTGCGCACGGTGCCGCGGGAGGCCAGCAGCAGGGCGAGGTAGCCGCCGAGCGAGTTGCCGACGACGTGCGGGCGGCGGATGCCGAGGTCGCGGAAGAGGCGCTCGAGCTGCTCGGCGGTGCTGCGCATCGACCACCCGTCCGGACGCTCCGGGGCGGGGCTGCGGCCGAAGCCGGGGAGGTCGACGACGACGACGTCGTGGCCCCGTTCGTGCAGCAGGCGGGGGACCTCGCCCCAGGCCTCGCGGCGGTGGCCGATGCCGTGGATCAGGACGACCGGCTCACCGGGCCCCTGCAGACGGTCGTGCGCGATGGTGCTCCTCATGCCCACCCATGTTACTCACGAGTCAGGAAGATGCGACCCATCCGGTGCCGCGACTCCTCCGAAGCCCTGTCACCACCTGCTGGCAACGCTGCTGGCGGGTCGACCCGAGCATCGGAGGATTCTCATGCGCACGATCGCACGCCGCACGCTCTCCGCCACCGCACTCATGGCTGGCGCCGGACTGGCCCTCACCCCGGGGGCTTCGGCCTCGACGGTGGACGAGGGTGTCATGACCGCCGACCTCACCCAGCTCAACGACTCCGGCGCCTCGGGCACCGCGTGGGTCTGGGCAGAGGGCGACGAGGTCAAGGTCAAGATCGAGACCCAGGGGCTGCTCGCCGACTCGCCGCACGCCCAGCACCTGCACGTCGGTGGCGACAGCGAGTGCCCGCCGGCCGACGAGGAGGGCGAGGGCCCCAACGGTGAGCTCCGCACCAGCGACGCCGCCGAGTACTACGGGGACATCGTCGCCAGCCTCACCACCGAGGGCGACTTCTCGCCGGACAGCGGGCTGGCCGTCGATCGCTTCCCGGTGGGTGACAGCTACACCTACGAGCGCACCATCACCGACGCCGACGTCGCTCAGGGGATCCGCGACGGCGAGGCGGTCATCGTCGTGCACGGCGTGGACCACAACGGGAACGGCAGCTACGACGGGCCTGCCTCGGACCTCGACCCGGAGCTGCCCGGCGAGGCCACCAACCCGGCCATGTGCGGCGAGGTCACCGACCAGATGGGCGCGATGCCCGAGGGCGGCGTCGACACCGGCATGGGCGGCACCCAGGACGGGAGCGACGGCATGGTCGCCGCTGCCGGCGCCACCGCGGTCCTGGCCGGGGCCGGCGGCCTGATGATGCTCGGCCGTCGCCGCGCCACCCAGGCGAGCCGCTGAGCATGAGCACACCGACGGGCCGCGGCCGGCGCACCATCGCGCTGGCCGCGGCCTGCGTCGCCGCGCTGGTGCTCGGCGCGGTCGCCCTCACCCTGGGCCTGCGTGGCGGGGACCCGCCACCGGAGGCTGGGGCGTCTGCGAGCTCCGAACGCTCGGCAAGCACCTCAGATATGAGCCCGGGCACGAGTGCCGGGGAGGAGCAGGATGGCCCGGGCGCCGAGCAGCCGACCCGCGCCGACACTCCGCCGCCCTCCGCCGAGGTGTCCTCGGGACCAGCGTCGACAGTGGTCCTGCCACGCTCCCGGCCCACCCGTCTGGAGGTTCCGGGTATCGGGGTCGACCAGCGCGTCTTCGACGTCGGGCAGCAGGCGAATGGCGAGCTCGAGGTCCCCGAGGGGGACCAGGTGGACGACGTCGGCTGGTATCGGCAGTCCCCCACGCCCGGCCAGCTCGGCCCCGCGGTGCTCCTGGGACACGTCGATGGCGAGAGCGGCCCGTCGGTCTTCTACCGCCTCGGCGAGCTGACCGACGGGGATGAGGTCACGGTCCGCCGCGAGGACGGTCGCGACGCCACCTTCGAGGTCTACGACGTGCAGCGCTACCCCAAGGACGAGTTCCCCACCGAGGCGGTGTACGGCAACACCGAGGAGCCCGAGCTGCGGTTGATCACGTGCAGCGGGGACTTCGACTCCGAGACCGGGCACTACCTGGACAACACGGTCGTCTCGGCGCGCTTGGTCGGCTGACGCTCTCTCCCCTTCCGCACCTCCCCTACGACACGAGCTACCACGCAGTAAGTGCTGTGATCGCGACACGTACTGCGTGGTAGCCGGGTCGTCAGGTGGGCGCGTCGAGGCAACGCCCGGGGTGGGTCGGTCCTCGGTGGGTCAGTCCTCGGTGGGGTCGGCGTCCTGGTCGGCCTTGGTCGGGTGCACCCGGCCGTGGACGTGCTCCGGCGGCCCGTAGAGGCTGTAGACCTTGAGGTCGACGTCGCCGATGTTCGTGACGTTGTGCCACGACCCGGCCGGCACCATTATGATGTCGTCGTCGCCGACCTCGCGGTCGAAGGAGAGGTCGTCCTCGGCCGGGCCCATCTGCACCCGGCCGCGACCCTCCTCGACACGGATGAACTGGTCGTGGTCCTCATGCACCTCGAGCCCGATGTCGTCCCCGGGCTTGATCGCCATGACGGTCAGCTGGAGGTTCTTCCCGGTCCAGATGGTGGTCCGGTAGTTGGTGTTCTCGAGGGTCTTGGCCTCGATGTCGACGACGAAGGGGTTCGGCCCGGCGTCGACGGGTTCGGACGAGACGGTCATGGTGTCCTCCTCGGATCTCGGGTGATGCTTCAGTGTGTCGCTGTCGGCGGCGCCCGGCCAGGGCCGGTGCGCCCGTGCAGGTCAGGCGCCCCGGGCTCAGGCCCGGCTGGCGACGCTCAGGCTCGGGCCAGGTCCGGCACGTCGATCTGATCGCCGGCCTCGACCGGGCCGTCGGCCACCTTCGTCGCGGCGATGGTGGCCTCGTCGCCGGCCGGAGCGGCGCTGCGGATGAGGTGGTCGAAGGCGCCGAGGGCGGCGGTGGACCCGGCACCCAGGGCCACGACGATCTGCTTGTACGGGGTGACGGTCGCGTCGCCCGCGGCGAAGACGCCGGGGACGCTCGTGGCGCCCTGCTCGTCGATGACGATCTCGCCGCGCTCGGTGAGCTCGACCGGCCCGTCGGCCAGCCACTCGGTGCTCGGCAGCAGGCCGATCTGGACGAAGACACCGTCCAGCTCGGTGGTCTCGGCCGGGCCACCGTCGCGCGGCTCGTGCACGAGGCCGGTCACGGTGGAACCGTCGCCGGCCACCTCGGTGGTGCGTCGCCCGAGGCGCACGTCGACGTTCGGCAGGCTGCGCAGGGTGCGCTGCAGCACCTCGTCGGCACGCAGCTCGTCGAGGTACTCGACGACGGTGACGTGGCCGACGACGCCGGCGAGGTCGATGGCCGCCTCCACGCCGGAGTTGCCGCCGCCGACGACCGCGACCCGCTTGCCCTTGAAGAGGGGCCCGTCGCAGTGCGGGCAGAAGGTGACGCCCTTGTTGCGGTACTCCTCCTCGCCGGGCACGCCCATGGTGCGCCACCGGGCGCCGGTGG
Proteins encoded:
- a CDS encoding SDR family NAD(P)-dependent oxidoreductase translates to MSGRHRRGELPALEPTGALALITGAAGGMGEHLAKGWCRRGGDVVLLDRDAEGLARVAAEIDAQAPAASVTTYPVDLADRTATDAVVAEVVETHPEITLLVNNAGVALGGTFEQTSPDDFDGLLEINLLAPIRITRAVLPFMLDNRRGHVVNTSSLFGLVGPAGQSAYSTSKFGLRGFSESLRSELASLGAPVGVTSVHPGGIRTGIARNARVAADVDPEEAARHQRAFAKMLSYPADQAAEEILEAAIARRPRLLIGKDAKALDILARVLPGRYWPVMQRLMGGATRR
- a CDS encoding flavin-containing monooxygenase translates to MTQTTPSTTGSAQGAAHLPEHVDVLVVGAGLSGIGAAVRILEHNPGIELALLEGREATGGTWDLFRYPGVRSDSDMYTLSFPFRPWTGEQAIADGASILDYLRETSRQYGIDRRTHHGCQVVAASWSTPEQRWTVEIETTGDDGPVRRQVTTSYLHLGSGYYDYDAPHDAGFAGREDFRGDIVHPQFWPEDLQTDGKRVVVIGSGATAVSLVPALAETTEQVTMLQRTPSYVFAVPERDAMVQGLRRVLPAKVVHTIARAKNLIMQGFLYQLSRVRPAAAKQIVMGDLRRRLPQETIDEHFTPPYDVWDQRLCAVRSGDLFEVIRSGAVEMATGHIDRFVPEGVRLTDGRVIEADVVVTATGLRLKALGGIDFDVDGEHTPLATTFAYRGLMVGGVPNVSMTVGYVNASWTLRADLVSTYVARLVRHMRDNGYGVAMPVAPEGMTAKPILDLSAGYVQRAIGAFPKAGDRAPWTMPQSYVRDVRIFRAADVTEDMFFLPEGADGVRLPATAHAPAELALPGSSSNVDGSAGDLAEQVPA
- a CDS encoding alpha/beta fold hydrolase, which produces MRSTIAHDRLQGPGEPVVLIHGIGHRREAWGEVPRLLHERGHDVVVVDLPGFGRSPAPERPDGWSMRSTAEQLERLFRDLGIRRPHVVGNSLGGYLALLLASRGTVRTATALSPAGFFPPHHLVLVTGPQLLFMKIGSHLPTALHRWLNGTPARRKLVMGALYRYPEKITTEDAVGDTLNLRRSPGFWPHFVRAIPLRFRGRPRVPMTIAWGDHDRLLLPSEAETARKRLPGVTHVPLVDSGHCPQIDHPELIVEVAEETFARDETSVGGTSPAAPAAGTSGQSTPSTPTPTTETAG
- a CDS encoding CHRD domain-containing protein, coding for MRTIARRTLSATALMAGAGLALTPGASASTVDEGVMTADLTQLNDSGASGTAWVWAEGDEVKVKIETQGLLADSPHAQHLHVGGDSECPPADEEGEGPNGELRTSDAAEYYGDIVASLTTEGDFSPDSGLAVDRFPVGDSYTYERTITDADVAQGIRDGEAVIVVHGVDHNGNGSYDGPASDLDPELPGEATNPAMCGEVTDQMGAMPEGGVDTGMGGTQDGSDGMVAAAGATAVLAGAGGLMMLGRRRATQASR
- a CDS encoding class F sortase, which codes for MSTPTGRGRRTIALAAACVAALVLGAVALTLGLRGGDPPPEAGASASSERSASTSDMSPGTSAGEEQDGPGAEQPTRADTPPPSAEVSSGPASTVVLPRSRPTRLEVPGIGVDQRVFDVGQQANGELEVPEGDQVDDVGWYRQSPTPGQLGPAVLLGHVDGESGPSVFYRLGELTDGDEVTVRREDGRDATFEVYDVQRYPKDEFPTEAVYGNTEEPELRLITCSGDFDSETGHYLDNTVVSARLVG
- a CDS encoding cupin domain-containing protein; this translates as MTVSSEPVDAGPNPFVVDIEAKTLENTNYRTTIWTGKNLQLTVMAIKPGDDIGLEVHEDHDQFIRVEEGRGRVQMGPAEDDLSFDREVGDDDIIMVPAGSWHNVTNIGDVDLKVYSLYGPPEHVHGRVHPTKADQDADPTED